CGTGCGGCATTCGAAGTCACCCGTGCTCACGGTGCATTGACGTTGTCGAGCTGGCTCGCGGTCCGTCGGGTACTCTTCATCGAGGGCACCTGCAATGCTGCGGTCTTCCTGGCCAAACTGATCGTCGGCTTGTCGACGGGGTCACTCGCCCTCGTCGGTGACGCGATCCACTCTCTCGCGGATCTCGCCAACAACCTCGTGGCTCTGGTCGTCGTGAGGCTCTCGAGCGAGCCGCCCGACCGGGAGCATCCTTACGGACATCAAAAATTCGAGACCCTGGCGGTTTTCGGGCTCGCCGTACTGCTCTCGGTCCTCGCGGTGGAGATCATTCTGAGGGCGATCGCGCCGAGGGACGATCCCATCTTGGAGCATCCATGGGGGCTTGCTGTCATGGTCGCCGTTCTCTTCGTCAACGTCGGTGTCGCGGCATGGGAACGGCGATGGGCCAGGCGCTTGGACTCGGCCATTCTCGACGCGGACTCGAAGCACACGTTCGCCGACGTCTTGATCACCTCGGGCGTGATCATTGGCTGGCAGTTTGCGGCGAGGGGCTACCCCTGGATCGACCGCCTCGTTGCTCTCGGAGTCGCGCTGGCCGTCATGCACCTCGCATACGGCCTCTTCCGACGGGCCGTCCCCGTCCTCGTCGACCGGATATCCCATGCTCCCGAAGCCTTGGCCGCCGCAGTCCGTCCGATCGACGGAGTGGTCGAGGTCCGGCGCGTGCGGTCGCGATGGGCAGGCACTCGTCCCGAGGCGGACGTGGTCATCAGCGTGGCCGCCGAGCTCTCGACGCGACAAGCACACGACGTCGCCGACGCCATCGAGCGGGTACTGAGCGAGAAGTTCTCGATTCACGACGCGATCGTCCACGTGGAGCCCGAGCTCGTGGATGCCGCCGCGAAGAACAAAGCGAAGCCGTCGTCATCGAAATAGAAACTCGACAGCGAGGCGACGATGATTCAGTTGCCCGGCGATTCATCGTCGAGAACTCTCCTGACACGTGAGGTGAGGGCTTCGCGGGTAAAGGGTTTCGCGAGAAACGGATATCCGCCATCTTCCAGGTGGTGCGGCGTAAGCGCGTCCCGGGCGTGACCGGACATGAACAGGACTTTGACCTCCGGGTGCTTCTCGCGAATGCGGCGGAAGACTTCGGGTCCGTTGATCCGGGGCATGATGACGTCGGCCAGAACCAGATCGACCGCCCCTTCGTGCTCGGTCGCGAGTCGAACCGCCTCCTCGCCATCGCGAGCCTCCAACACGCGATAGCCGGCCTTGGTCAGCGCGTTGACGGCCGCCAGGCGAACCATGTTCTCGTCTTCGGCGACCAGAACGGTCTCACATCCGCGAGCGCTCGGAGTGAAGGCGGCGTCCACGGCGCGGCTCGGCTCGTCCTCGAGGGCGGCGGGGAAAAACACCGCGAATGCGGCTCCGCGTCCGCGCGTGCTCTCGACGGAGATGCGCCCCCCATACTGCTGCACGATTCCCTGGGCCGTCGCCAAGCCGAGCCCGGTTCCTTGCTTTCGCGTGGTGAAGAAGGGCTCGAAGATGTGGGGGAGCGCGTCCGAATCGATCCCCTGTCCCGTGTCGGTGACCGTGATTGCGACGTAAGGCCTGCGCTCCAGGCTCCGTCTTTCGGTCTCGATTCGGAGACTACCTCCACGAGGCATGGCGTCTCGAGCGTTGACGACCAGATTGAGCACTACCTGCTCGAACTGGCTTTCATCCACCTTGATGCGGTCCAGCCCTCCCGACGCCGCCACTACCGTGAGGTCGATATCCTCGCCCAGGAGCCCCTTCAGCATCTTCTCGAGCTCTCTCAGCTTCGCGCCGACCTCCAGAATGATCGGCTGGAGAACCTGGCGGCGGCTGACGGCAAGAAGTCGTCGAACGAGCGAGACCGATCGCTGACAGGTTCGATAGGTCTCCCGGGCGCCTTCGTGAAGAGGATGGGACTCGGGGAGGATCTCGAGAGCGATCTCGCTGAATCCGGTGAGTGCGGTCAGAAGGTTGTTGAAATCGTGGGCGATTCCCCCCGCGAGCCGCCCGATGGCCTCCATTTTCGTCGCGTGCTCGAGCCGGCGCTCGAGCCGGCGTGTTTCTTCCTCGGCACGTTTTCTTTCGGTGATGTCGCTCACGAGGGCAACGGTGAGCGAGCCGTGCTGGGTGGGGATGTGGCTCAAGCTTATCTCGACAGGCACGTGGCTTCCGTCCTTGCGCCTCCCCACGAGATCGAGGCCTTGACCCATGGCCCGAGACTTCGGTGCCTCGAGATAGTGTCGGCGATGAGCCACGTGAGCCTCGCGAAGGGATTCGGGAAGGAGCGTCTCGACGTGCAACCCGATTAGCTCGTCCCCTTCATAGCCGAATATTCGTTGAGCCATCGGGTTCGCGGTCATGATTCGACCTTCGGCGTCCACGGTGACGATACCCTGCGCGGCACGGGCCACAAGGGTCTCCAGCTTTATCTCGCTCGCGCGAAGAGCCTCTTCGGTGCGTTTCGCCTCGGTGATGTCCCACCCGATGAGGAAGAGAAGCCCGGAAACGGGACTGACCCGGCCGCGCCACTCGACGCTGCGCGACTCTCCGCCAACCCCGCGATGGCGAACGACGAGACGAGCTCGGTCGCCCCGCCGCCACTGCTCGACGGCCCTCGCGGCGTCCGCCCGGTCTTCGGGCTGGATGAGATCATCGAAGCGTCGGTCGGATGGCTCGCGAGCGTCCACCCCGATGAATTGCGAGAGAGCATCGTTCGTGAGCTCGATCCCGCCGTCCGGCCTGATGACGCAAAGCCACTCTTCGCAGAGCCCGAAAAACTCCTCGAGAGGCTTCGGGGTAGAGGAGGGCGACTTCGTCACCGGCTGCGTCACGAGAGCTCTCGCGGCTGCCGGGATTCACGTTGCCAAAGGGACCTCAGAACGAAGGGGGCGCTCAGCTTCGCCAGCCGCGACAGCGACTTGGTGAGAAGTGCCGGGTTCCTTACAACGAGAAAGCCAACTGCGGCGCCGAGGACGGCGGTGAGGACCGGATGCCGCGCAAGGAGCAGCCGCGGACTGAAGCTCTCCTCGAGCCGCTCCTCGAGCTCATCCAGGTCGCTCTCCAGCCGAGCGCGGTTCTCCGCCATGGACTGGCGAATCGCGGCAGCCGTTCTCCTATGGTTCGGCGACGTCACATCTATCTCTGTGTTCAATGCCGTGGCGGGACCCGTGATCGACCGGCCGCCACGGCTCGGCGTTTGCGGCGCTGCGCGCCGATCTCGCGGCAGACGTTTTGGCCACCGCTCGGCAGGCTGGGTCGTACTTTTTCATCAGCCCGCTGAGTAACTAGTCTCCGTTAGGTGACTTGTACCGATGGATCACGAAGCCGATGGCGAGATACAGGCCGCCGAACAGGACCAGCGTCAGCGACCAGCTTCCAACGAGCTTGCTGACGAACATGGCGACACCCGCTGAGACGAGGGCCGTTCCGGCCACGACGGCGATGATCGAGAGCGCGTGGCGCGCCATCTCGATCCGAAACCTCTCGAGCTCCTCTCGAACGGATGCCGACACGAACTCGGTGCTGTCTTCGACCACATGAGTCAACGAGAGCACCACGCTTCGCAAGACGGAAAGGGTAGAACGCCTCTCCGGAACGAGGGACTCCCCCTCGTCTTGGGAAATCGAAGCCATCAGCTTCGAAGGGCTTCCTTGACTTCTTTGGCTGCTTTTCTTGCCGTTTCCGACGTCTCCGACAGACCCTCGCGGGTCTTCTGATAGGCGGCCTCGCCTCGATCTCGGACCTCGGACAGGACGGCTTCGGAACGATCCCGGATGCGACGCCCCTCTTCGACCGCGCGATCCCTCAGTTTCTTGCCCTCGTCGGCAAGACTCTCGCGGAGCTCGCGTCCCGACTTGGGTGCCAGGAGAAGCGCCCCCATGACCCCCATTGCCGCGCCCACGAAAAATCCGACGAGAAAATTGGCTCCGCCATTGTCGCTTGCCATCGTGACACCTCCTTTGGTTGCTCGACTGCTTCCCAATTCTACCCTAAGCGGGCCGTAGCCACCGGTCGGGACTTTCGCAGGCGCCATCCCGGGCGTCCAATTGAACGAACGACTTGGGTACCTGCGTCTATGCTAGTGTTTCGGGGTGACCGATTCTGACGCCTGCGACGGTGGGAGATAGCTGCCCTGGAGCGTCCCATGGTGCGAGAGATAGATCCATGCGTCTCCTCGTCTCACCAGCACGTCGGTCGCTCGACCCGTGAACGTGAACTCTTTGCGCCCACAGTGCCCGGCGATGCGAAAGGCGTAGTTGCAGACGGCCGTGTGCTCGAAAGTTTTGGTGGCCGGCTCTTCGAGACTCCATTCCTTTATGGAGACGCCCTCGGGGTTGCGCGAAGCCTCCTCGAGCAAGTCGCCGAAGCCCACGAGGTGCGGGAGCGTTCCTTGCCTGTGCTCCGAGTACTGCGGGTCCGTCAAGCGCGCGATCGTAGCCAAATCGTTCTCGACCCAAGCTTGCCACCACGCACGAACGGTCTCGAAGGCATCGCGCTGTGAGCTCACGCTTGATCGATGATTCAAACGTCGTGCCATTGGGCTGAACCCTCTCGCTAGTCGCCTTTTACGCCGGGAATGTCAAGAAATGAAGTAAATTCTTGAATGACGCGCAAGGCGATGTCAACCGATGGCCGCTCGAGGTTTTGCTCGACTGTTTACTATCAACTGGAACTCGCTAGAGCGCGCTTTGCCGCATGTCTGGGGCATATACCCCTGCGCGAGACGGCGCGGGAGTCCCGAGACTTCGAGAATCCTGGATTTGGCCATCCCTCGATAACGGCACCCGGTTTGCGTAAGGGTAGCGCTCGACATAACCAAGGAGAGCTCTTCCGCGATGGGAAAAGCGAATCGACCGGGACCATTTGGATCGACCTCCGGCATCATTCTCGCGGCCGTCATCGGGGCCCTGGGGGTTGGGGTTTTCGTACTCGGGGCTAGGCGGTATCTTCCGCCGGTCGCTTCCCGACACGGCATCGGCATCGATGCCATGCTCGTGTACCTGCTCGTGACCACGGGAACGCTCGTCGTTTTGGGCCATCTCGTCCTGGGCTATTTCGTGTTCCGGTTCAGCCGTGGTCGCGAGGTGAGCTCGAGCCTGCCAGGCGTCCGCGCCGAGCGGATCTGGTCGATCGTCCCGGCACTGATCATGACGGTCATCGCCGAAGGAGGAGTTCTCGTCATCGGCATTCCCGTTTTCAGTGAGCTCTATACCGAGGGACCTCCGAGCGACGCCATCGTTATCGAGGTCACGGCCGAGCAATTCACCTGGAACGTTCGTTATCCCGGTGCCGACGGCGCGTTTGGCCGGCTCGACCCTTCGCTCATTTCGGCGGAAAACCCGCTCGGCCTCGACCCGAGCGACCCGGCGGGGGTCGACGACATCCACGAGCTGGCTCTCATGTACGTGCCGGTTAATCGACCGGTTCGGGTGCGGCTACGGGCCAAGGACGTTCTACATAGTTTTTATCTCCCTTACCACCGCATCAAACAGGACGCCGTGCCGGGAATGACGATCGATCTATGGTTCGTTCCGACTCGCGAAGGGGAGTTCGATCTCGCTTGCGCGGAGCTCTGCGGGTTTGGTCATTACCAAATGCGCGGATTCCTCCACGTGGTCTCCGAGGAAGAATTCGAACGATGGCTGGAAGAAAGAAGAGGTTGACACTTCGATGGCGGTAACCGCGACCGAGACCGAAGCCCACCCGCCGAGCTTTCTTCGGCGATACGTCTTCAGCACGGATCACAAAATCATCGGCATCCAGTACTGGCTCACCGGTGGGCTCATGGGTATCCTCGGGGCCTTTCTCGCCGGCCTGATCCGGCTGCAGCTCACCTGGCCCACCACGCAATGGAATCTACTCGCGAAAGTGTTCCCCGTGGGGATGGAGGGCGGGTTCATGAAGCCCGAGTTCTACATCTCGCTCGTCACGATGCACGGCACGATCATGATCTTCTTCTTCGTTTCCCTGACGCTCGTGAGCGGCTTCGGTAACTACCTCATCCCCCTGCAGCTCGGCGCCAGGGACATGGCGTTTCCTTTTCTGAACATGTTGTCCTACTGGATCATCGTTCCCGCTATCCTCGTGGCCGCTGCTTCGTTCTTCGTCGAGGGCGGCGCCGCCGGGTCGGGCTGGACGGCCTACCCGCCGTTGTCCGCCATTCCCGAAGCCGCGCCGGGCTCCGGTCTCGGACAAACGCTGTGGCTTATCGCCGTCGCCCTGTTCATTGCTTCGTTCACCATGGGTGGACTCAACTACGTCACGACCATTCTCAACCTCCGAGCTCGAGGCATGTCGTTGATGCGGATGCCGCTCACCATATGGAGCTTCTTGATTGCCGCGGCAATCGGTCTCTTGGCCTTTCCGCCGTTGACGGCCGCCGCCATCATGCTGTTATTCGACCGCCACCTGGGAACGAGCTTCTATCTGCCGGAGGGGCTCTTTGTCGCCGGCCAGCTTCTTCCCAACGGGGGCGGCAGCCCCTTGCTCTGGCAACACCTCTTCTGGTTTCTCGGACACCCCGAAGTCTACGTGCTGATTCTGCCCGGCCTGGGTGTGACGTTCGACGTGCTCGTTCCCTTCACGCGCCGCCCCGCCTTCGGATACAAGGTGACTGTGTATTGTCTGCTCATCATCGCCTTTCTGAGTATGGTCGTCTGGGGGCACCATATGTTCGTCAGCGGCATGAACCCCTTGATCGGAGAGTTCTTCTCCATCGGAACCCTTCTCATCACGATTCCTTCGACGGTGATCGGGGTCAATATGATTGCGACGTTGTGGGGTGGCAAGCTGCGTCTCACGAGCGCAGGAATGTTCGCCCTGGGAACGATTTGCTTCTTCGGGGTGGGGGGGCTCGGTGGGGTGTTCCTGGGAAATGCCGCGGCGGACATCCAGCTCCACGACACCGCTTTCGTCGTGGGACATTTCCACTTCATGATCGGAGGGGTCACGCTGCTCGCGATTTTCGCGGGGTCCTATTTCTGGTTTCCCAAGATGTTCGGGAAGATCTTGAGCGAAACGCTGGGCAAGATCCATTTCTGGCTCACCGTCGTCCCGTTCTATGGGATCTTCGTAACCATGCACTTCTATGGTCTCGCGGGCGCGCCGCGCCGCTATTACAGTCTCAGCCAGTATGGTTTTCTCGACGACGTCGCCTGGATGCCGCTGGTCATGTCCACTTTCGCATTCGCCATGATGGCTGGCCAGGCTTTGTTCGTGGTGAATGTGATCAAGTCGCTGTGGCGAGGCCAAGTCGCGGACAAGAACCCGTGGGAAGCGACGACGCTGGAATGGACGGCGCCGTCGCCACCTCCTCACGGCAATTGGGGCGATGCCCTGCCCGTCGTTTATCGCGGCCCTTATGAGTACCACGCCGCCATGGGTGGGACCGATTTCGTGCCCCAGACAGCACCGCAGAAGGGAGGCTGACGCTTGTCCACACAGGAAGTTGCCCTTTCGGCGCTGGGAATGAGCTGGCGCAAGCTCATGATGTGGCTCTTCATCGTCACCGACGGTCTTCTATTCGCCGGGTTTCTCGCCAGCTACGGCTTCACCCGGACGGCAAGCCCCAGCTGGCCGAATCAACAAGAGGTCTTTCACCTGTGGTTCATTTCCCTTATGACCTTCGTTCTCATCTCATCGAGTGCAACCATGGCGACCGCGGTGGCGGCATCGAAGCGGGAAGACTGGGCGACGGTGAGGAGGATGGTGCTTCTGACCGCGGCCGGCGGTGCTGCCTTTCTCTCGATGCAAGCGATCGAATGGCTTGGGCTCATACGAGAGGGTGTCACCATGGCGAACAATCCATGGGATGTACCCGCCTTCGGAAACTACTTCTTCACCATCACCGGCTTCCACGGAAGCCACGTTGTCATCGGAGTCCTGGTCCTGTTGAACGTTCTGGCGCGCACATCGGCGGGAAAGACTACATCGGAGGGCGTGGAGATTGCCGGGCTCTACTGGCATTTCGTGGATTTGGTCTGGGTTTTCATCTTCACGTGCTTCTATTTGATCTAGCTAGCTAGGTCTAGGCGAGAATTCCTGACAATTATGGCGCAAGAAAGGGGAATTTGGAGATGAAGGAGATGTGGGGATGAATTCGGTCGTATTCGTCCGACGAGAATCCACTTCCGGATATCGGGGTACCGTTCGCGATTGGGGAAGCGGGCAAAGCTTCTCGATTCATCCCCATATCCTTTACGAATCTCGCCATCCCCCTTTCAGAAGTTGGAAACGGGAGATTCCATGAACGCCGCCTATCGGACTTTCTGGAGAACCTGGGCCATCTTGCTGGCGCTGACCGTGGTCATGGTATTCGTGGACGTGGTGCAGGCTCCGCGAGCATTGCTCGTCATCGTGTTGCTGGGTGCGATGCTGACCAAAGCCTTCCTCATCGGTGCCGAGTTCATGGATCTGAAGCACGAGAAACTGGTAGTGGGGCTCGCGGTTGCCTTCTCGCTGCTCTTTTTCGGCGCCGTTCTGTATTCCCTGATGGTCCCCGACGGCCTCGCCATTCTTCGCGGCGGCCGCTGACGTATCGCGAAGCAGGCTGACGAAAAGTAGCGGCCTAGTCTGCCGGCGCCTTGCGCGAAGGCGGATCGAGTGCGGGTCCCGCCACGGCATTGAGTACGAGCAGGCTGATGTGAAAATACGGGTCAGCCTGCCGAGCGGCGGCCAGGACATCTGCCGCGACGTCAGCGCGAATCGTCCGCATCGGGCTGCTTCGTGGACATGAGATGTGAGCACGCAGTGCGAATAAGCGCCGCAAAAGGCCGAGCCGTGGCGGCGCGATCGAGTGCGGGTCCCGCCACGGCATTGAGTACTGAAGATGTAGAATGCTCCCCAGAGGGGAACGATCATGGGCGAGCACGAGGTCCAGGAGGCCCTCCGAGGCGAGCAGCTTCGGCTCTTCATGCGAAGCCTTCTCGACGATGTTCGCGCCCTCGCCACGATGCTCTCCGAGGGCTGGATCGAATCGGGTGTGCGCCGTGTGGGCGCGGAGCAGGAGATGTTCCTTGTCGGGCCTGGCTTCCGACCGGCTCCCGTCGCGATGGAAGTTCTCGAACGGCTGAGCGATTCCCGTTATACGACCGAGCTCGCCCGATTCAACCTCGAGACCAACCTGCAGCCGCTCCCTTTCGGAGGTCGGTGCCTGTCGCAGATGGAGCAGGATCTCGAGCTGCTCATCGGACGGGCGCGGGAGGTGGCGCAGGCACTGGGCGCTGATGTCGCTCTGTGCGGGATTCTCCCGACGCTACGCAAGTCCGATCTCGGTCTCGACAACATGGCGCCCGTACCCCGGTACTTTGCCCTCAACGACGCGATGACGAAATTGCGGGGCGGGGCCTACGACTTCCAGATCAAGGGTGTCGACGAGCTCATCGTCAAGCACGATTCGGTCATGCTCGAATCCTGCAACACGAGCTTTCAGGTTCATTTTCAAGTTGGCGGAGAAGAGTTCGCGAAGCTCTACAACATCGCCCAGGCTTTGGCGGGCCCCGTGCTCGCCGCCGCCACGAACTCGCCGCTGCTCTTCGGGCGCCGCCTTTGGCGAGAGACGCGCATCGCGCTGTTCCAGCAGGCGGTCGACACGCGTAGCTCGAGCCACCACCTTCGTGAGCGCCAGCCGAGGGTAAGCTTCGGCCGTGAATGGGTTCGCGACTCCGTCGTCGAGCTGTTTCAGGACGACATCGCGAGGTTCAAGATACTCATCGGAGGGGAGCTGGACGAAGACCCTTTTGCCTCGCTCCATTCCCGCACCCCGCCGAAGCTCAAAGCCCTTTGTCTTCACAACGGAACGGTATATCGATGGAACCGACCGTGCTACGGGATTACCGACGGCAAGGCTCACTTGCGGATCGAGAATCGTTACCTGCCCTCGGGGCCGAGCGTCCTGGACGAGATCGCGAACGCCGCGCTGTGGCTCGGGCTGATCTCCGCCATGGCTCGCGACGTCGATGACGTGACGCGCCACATGGCCTTCGAGGATGCCGCGTCGAATTTCACCGCGGCGGCGCGCAAT
This is a stretch of genomic DNA from Vicinamibacteria bacterium. It encodes these proteins:
- a CDS encoding glutamate-cysteine ligase family protein, whose product is MGEHEVQEALRGEQLRLFMRSLLDDVRALATMLSEGWIESGVRRVGAEQEMFLVGPGFRPAPVAMEVLERLSDSRYTTELARFNLETNLQPLPFGGRCLSQMEQDLELLIGRAREVAQALGADVALCGILPTLRKSDLGLDNMAPVPRYFALNDAMTKLRGGAYDFQIKGVDELIVKHDSVMLESCNTSFQVHFQVGGEEFAKLYNIAQALAGPVLAAATNSPLLFGRRLWRETRIALFQQAVDTRSSSHHLRERQPRVSFGREWVRDSVVELFQDDIARFKILIGGELDEDPFASLHSRTPPKLKALCLHNGTVYRWNRPCYGITDGKAHLRIENRYLPSGPSVLDEIANAALWLGLISAMARDVDDVTRHMAFEDAASNFTAAARNGLVSELAWLDGKEVPARDLLLEELIPMARSGLERSGIDPGDVSRYLGVVEDRVRCRQTGSQWFHSSLMSMKAKGTEGERMSALTASLVRQQKAGLPVSTWQLATIGEAGGWENHYVRVEQFMSTDLFTVHEDEPVDLVASLMDWEKIRHVPVEDNEHHLVGLVSYRSLIHLLAQGAFAQRDAPIPVSEVMKRDLVTVGPDTTTQAAVSLMKEKHIGSLPVVKDGRLIGIVTERDFMDIARELLEEKLRES
- a CDS encoding cation diffusion facilitator family transporter, with the protein product MSSWLAVRRVLFIEGTCNAAVFLAKLIVGLSTGSLALVGDAIHSLADLANNLVALVVVRLSSEPPDREHPYGHQKFETLAVFGLAVLLSVLAVEIILRAIAPRDDPILEHPWGLAVMVAVLFVNVGVAAWERRWARRLDSAILDADSKHTFADVLITSGVIIGWQFAARGYPWIDRLVALGVALAVMHLAYGLFRRAVPVLVDRISHAPEALAAAVRPIDGVVEVRRVRSRWAGTRPEADVVISVAAELSTRQAHDVADAIERVLSEKFSIHDAIVHVEPELVDAAAKNKAKPSSSK
- a CDS encoding nuclear transport factor 2 family protein; translation: MSSQRDAFETVRAWWQAWVENDLATIARLTDPQYSEHRQGTLPHLVGFGDLLEEASRNPEGVSIKEWSLEEPATKTFEHTAVCNYAFRIAGHCGRKEFTFTGRATDVLVRRGDAWIYLSHHGTLQGSYLPPSQASESVTPKH
- a CDS encoding PAS domain S-box protein translates to MTKSPSSTPKPLEEFFGLCEEWLCVIRPDGGIELTNDALSQFIGVDAREPSDRRFDDLIQPEDRADAARAVEQWRRGDRARLVVRHRGVGGESRSVEWRGRVSPVSGLLFLIGWDITEAKRTEEALRASEIKLETLVARAAQGIVTVDAEGRIMTANPMAQRIFGYEGDELIGLHVETLLPESLREAHVAHRRHYLEAPKSRAMGQGLDLVGRRKDGSHVPVEISLSHIPTQHGSLTVALVSDITERKRAEEETRRLERRLEHATKMEAIGRLAGGIAHDFNNLLTALTGFSEIALEILPESHPLHEGARETYRTCQRSVSLVRRLLAVSRRQVLQPIILEVGAKLRELEKMLKGLLGEDIDLTVVAASGGLDRIKVDESQFEQVVLNLVVNARDAMPRGGSLRIETERRSLERRPYVAITVTDTGQGIDSDALPHIFEPFFTTRKQGTGLGLATAQGIVQQYGGRISVESTRGRGAAFAVFFPAALEDEPSRAVDAAFTPSARGCETVLVAEDENMVRLAAVNALTKAGYRVLEARDGEEAVRLATEHEGAVDLVLADVIMPRINGPEVFRRIREKHPEVKVLFMSGHARDALTPHHLEDGGYPFLAKPFTREALTSRVRRVLDDESPGN
- a CDS encoding cbb3-type cytochrome c oxidase subunit I, yielding MAVTATETEAHPPSFLRRYVFSTDHKIIGIQYWLTGGLMGILGAFLAGLIRLQLTWPTTQWNLLAKVFPVGMEGGFMKPEFYISLVTMHGTIMIFFFVSLTLVSGFGNYLIPLQLGARDMAFPFLNMLSYWIIVPAILVAAASFFVEGGAAGSGWTAYPPLSAIPEAAPGSGLGQTLWLIAVALFIASFTMGGLNYVTTILNLRARGMSLMRMPLTIWSFLIAAAIGLLAFPPLTAAAIMLLFDRHLGTSFYLPEGLFVAGQLLPNGGGSPLLWQHLFWFLGHPEVYVLILPGLGVTFDVLVPFTRRPAFGYKVTVYCLLIIAFLSMVVWGHHMFVSGMNPLIGEFFSIGTLLITIPSTVIGVNMIATLWGGKLRLTSAGMFALGTICFFGVGGLGGVFLGNAAADIQLHDTAFVVGHFHFMIGGVTLLAIFAGSYFWFPKMFGKILSETLGKIHFWLTVVPFYGIFVTMHFYGLAGAPRRYYSLSQYGFLDDVAWMPLVMSTFAFAMMAGQALFVVNVIKSLWRGQVADKNPWEATTLEWTAPSPPPHGNWGDALPVVYRGPYEYHAAMGGTDFVPQTAPQKGG
- a CDS encoding cytochrome-c oxidase: MGKANRPGPFGSTSGIILAAVIGALGVGVFVLGARRYLPPVASRHGIGIDAMLVYLLVTTGTLVVLGHLVLGYFVFRFSRGREVSSSLPGVRAERIWSIVPALIMTVIAEGGVLVIGIPVFSELYTEGPPSDAIVIEVTAEQFTWNVRYPGADGAFGRLDPSLISAENPLGLDPSDPAGVDDIHELALMYVPVNRPVRVRLRAKDVLHSFYLPYHRIKQDAVPGMTIDLWFVPTREGEFDLACAELCGFGHYQMRGFLHVVSEEEFERWLEERRG
- a CDS encoding cytochrome C oxidase subunit IV family protein; translation: MNAAYRTFWRTWAILLALTVVMVFVDVVQAPRALLVIVLLGAMLTKAFLIGAEFMDLKHEKLVVGLAVAFSLLFFGAVLYSLMVPDGLAILRGGR
- a CDS encoding cytochrome c oxidase subunit 3 translates to MSTQEVALSALGMSWRKLMMWLFIVTDGLLFAGFLASYGFTRTASPSWPNQQEVFHLWFISLMTFVLISSSATMATAVAASKREDWATVRRMVLLTAAGGAAFLSMQAIEWLGLIREGVTMANNPWDVPAFGNYFFTITGFHGSHVVIGVLVLLNVLARTSAGKTTSEGVEIAGLYWHFVDLVWVFIFTCFYLI
- a CDS encoding YtxH domain-containing protein, with the protein product MASDNGGANFLVGFFVGAAMGVMGALLLAPKSGRELRESLADEGKKLRDRAVEEGRRIRDRSEAVLSEVRDRGEAAYQKTREGLSETSETARKAAKEVKEALRS